In Haliscomenobacter hydrossis DSM 1100, the DNA window CTCCGTAAATGGTGGCGACGTGGTTTTGGACATCAACTACAAGTCGGATGGTTTGGTACCGCTTTCTGAATTCCGCGACACACCGGACCTCCAGATTGGAGACCTGGTTGAAGTGTACGTAGAACAACAGGAAGACTTGCGGGGTCAATTGGTACTTTCTCGCCGTAAAGCTAAATTGCTGCGCGCCTGGGAAAGCATCGTGGATTCGTACGAAAATGGTACAGTGATCAAAGGTACGGTGATCAGCAAAACCAAAGGTGGTCTGATTGTAGACTGCAGTGGTTTGGAGACCTTCTTGCCTGGTTCACAAATCGACATCAAGCCAATCATCGATTACGATTCATACGTTGGCAAAAACATGGAGTTCAAGGTGGTTAAGATCAACGAAACCATCAAAAACGCCGTGGTATCTCACAAGGCACTCATCGAAAGCGACCTCGCCGAGCAACGCGAAGCCATCATTGCCAGCCTCGAAAAAGGCCAGGTATTGGAAGGTATCGTCAAGAACATCACCGACTTTGGTGCGTTCCTCGACTTGGGCGGCGTAGACGGTCTGCTCTACATCACCGATATCTCTTGGGGCCGCATCAGCCACCCCAGCGAAGTATTGTCGCTTAATCAGAAGATCAGCGTAGTAGTACTCGATTTCGACGAGAACAAAAAACGTATCTCTCTGGGCTTGAAGCAATTGCAACCACATCCATGGGAAGTACTCGACAACACCATCTCCGAGAATTCTATCGTTAAAGGTAAAATTGTCAACATCGAAGATTACGGCGCATTCCTGGAAATTCAACCGGGCGTAGAAGGTTTGATCCACGTTTCTGAAGTAAGCTGGAGCAACCAACCGATCAACGCACGCGAATTCTTCAAGTTGGGCCAGGAATACTCCGCAAAAGTAGTTACCGTTGACCGCGATGAGCGCAAGATGTCTCTCTCCCTCAAGCAGATGGCGCAAGACCCTTGGAGCGAAATCGAAAACCAATTCCCACTCAACAGCCGCCACACGGGCGAGGTGAAAAACCTTACTCCTTATGGTGTGTTCATCGAGCTGGAAGAAGGTATCGGCGGCATGGTACACATCTCCGATTTGAGCTGGACCAAACGTTATGGTCACCCATCCGAGTTTACGAAGGTTGGTGAAAAAATTGACGTGGCAATCCTCGATATCGATAAAGACAACCGCAAACTGTCACTGGGCCACAAGCAATTGGAAGAAAACCCATGGGATACTTTCGAAAACGTATTCCCTGTAGGTTCTTACCACGAAGCTACCGTATTGCGTCGTGACGACCGCGGTGCCATCGTGCAATTGCCTTATGGTCTGGAAGCTTTCGCTCCGATCAAGCACATCCGCAAAGAAGACAATAACCTCGCCGAAGTCGATGAAGTATTGACGGTGAAGGTGATTGAATTCAACCGCGATGACAAGCGCATCTTGGTTTCTCACTTGCGTTACCTCGAAGACATCCGTCGCGAGGCCGATGAACAAGTGAAGAAAGTAAAAGATGACGAGCGCAAAGTAACCCGCGTTGCCGTGAAAAAGCAACAGGATAGCATCGAACGTTCTACCCTTGGTGACCTGGAAGGACTAGCTGCGTTGAAAGAACAATTCGAACAGCAACAGCAGACCATCAAGGAAGTCAAAGAAGCGAAAGAAGCTAAGGACGCGAAAGAAGCTAAGGACGCGGAAGCTACCGAAGCCACTGAAGTTAACGACGTTACCGAAGACAAGGAAGATTAGGAATAATCATTCCTGATGGAAATAAAAAAAAGCCCTGCCCGGTGATCCGTGGTGGGGCTTTTTTGTTTCCAAAAAGTTAATCTCCAGCATCTAAACCGACGAACCTTTAGTTTTGCAGCATATGACCTTTTCCAGCAAACTCCTCCTCTTCGGTGAACACACTGTCCTCCAAGGCTCTGCCGCACTCGCTTTGCCCCTACCTTTGTTTCAGGGGGAATGGGCTTGGGCGGAAGCAGAAAATGTGGCTTCCCTGCAACGCAACTTGCCTGCATGGTGTCAGTATCTGACCGAACAGCAAGCGGAAGGGAAGTTGGAAACAAAACTGGATTTGCCCCGCTTTACTGCGGATCTGAAGCTAGGGCTATACTTCCGCAGCAACATTCCAGATGGGTACGGAACGGGTAGCTCGGGAGCAGTTTGCGCGGCACTCTATGCCCGGTACGCCTTACCGCCCATTGACCGGGAGGACGCTGCCCGCTATCCGGAATTGAAACGTATCCTGGGGCAAATGGAAAGTTTTTTCCACGGTGCCAGTTCGGGCACTGACCCCTTGATCATTTACCTGGATCGCCCCGTTTTGTTGAGTGAAGGTGGAAAGATTGAGTCCATCTCGCTACCCGCCTGGCCGCAAGCCGCAAGTGGCTGGCAGTTTTTTTTGCTGGATACGGGCCAGAGTCGCAGTACCAGCCAATGGGTGAACCTGTTTTTGGAGCGCTGCAAACTCCCCGCTTATCAAGAACAAGTCAAAACCCAATTGATCCCGGTTACGGAGGAGGCGATTCGGTTGTTTCAACAGGCGCAATGGCCCGAATTGTATGCCAATTGGCAACAAATCAGCGCTTTGCAACAACAATTGCTGGAACCGATGATCCCCGCTGCGTTCAAAAAACTGTGGGAACAAGGACTCGAAGAAGGCCATTTTGCCCTCAAACTCTGCGGCGCGGGTGGCGGCGGCTTTTTGCTAGGCATGGGCAAAACTGGCTTTTTACCCCAAAATGCAATCGTTTTGAATGAATAAACTCACATTACGCATTTTTCACCGCAGAGTGAAGGAGTACACGCGGAGTTCCGCGGAGTTTTAGTTTTAAGGAGTTTGCCACCTGCGGTGGCTGGAGTTCGGGCTCTAGGAAGATTTGCAGATTAAGTCAAGAATAATGGGACTTGAGGGTAACGAACCAACTTTTGGCAAAAGCGACCTCCGTTGCCTCTATGCACCGCAGGTGCCCCTAAAAAACTCCGCGGAACTCCGCGTGTACTCCTTTACTCTGCGGTGAAAAAAACTACGGTTAAGTTGAAGTCGCTGTGTACAGCAGTAATACTCACTATTACTTGCACCAGATGAGGACTAAGAATAGGCCTGCGTAATGTGAGTGAATAATGAAAACGTGCATGATTTTTGTAATTTACAACTCATAAACATACAAACGCTTTACAATGAAAAAAACATCATTCATCCTTGGCTTGGCCCTCTTGGCAATCATCCCGATGTTCATGGCCCTAAGCCCCAAAGCAGAAAAACCCGCTGAAACCCAATGGCGCGTAGTCACCGTCATTGAATCTGTAGTACCCGGCAACCTGGGCCGCTCCAAAATTGCCACGATGGACAGCAACGGAACCGCGACCGAGGTGGAGATCAAAAACCTCTTCAGCCTCACCGGGGTTAACTTCAAAAACGTGCAGGACAACAACCGGGGTATCACCGATTTCCTGGCCAAAAATACCGCTGAAGGGTATGAATTGGTGGAGGTGATTCCCGGGAATTTTGGAGACAATAACTCGCAGGGGATTTTTATGACGCGGTTTATTTTTAAGAAGTAGGTCGGAGATTAAACTTATCGACAGGTTTTGGATAACGCCAGCAACTGTAGTGAAAGTTGGGGTCTCTGGCGTCGTTCAAAACCTGTTGGTTACTAACGCAAAACACCAACCGTGCAAACCACCCTCTACTTCCGCCTTGCCCTTTTCCAGTTCCTCCAATTTTTCATTTGGGGCTCCTGGACGGTAACCACTGGAACTTACCTTTTACAAACCCTGCACTTCAGTGGTCGCGAAGTCGGGCTGGTGTACGGCACTACCGCCATTGCCGCCATGGTTTCTCCCTTTTGGGCGGGTCGTTTGGCCGATCAGCACTTTCGTTTGGAGCGCATTTTGGCCGCCTTGCACTTTACGGGCGGTTTACTCATGTTTGCCCTCAGTACGGTGGATACCTTTGCTTTTTTTTACCCGGTCATGTTGTTGTACGCCATTTGCTACATGCCCACTTTTGCGTTGTCTACGGCCATGACTTTTCACAACATCCCCGAGCCTGCGCGTGATTATCCGCGCTTGCGGGTATGGGGCACTTTGGGCTGGATTGCGACGGGCTTGTGTGTAGGGGGGCTGGATTTGGAAACCACGACCTTGCCCATGCGCTTGTCGGCCACCGCGTCTATTTTTCAAAGCATTTATGTATTGAGCTTGCCGTCGACCCCTCCGCCCGGCAAAAAGGAAACCAACAGTTTATGGATCACGGGCAAAGATTTGCTGCGCGACCGCAGTTTTTTGGTCTTGCTCATTGCCTTGACCTTGATTTGTATCCCCAACGCCTTTTATTACAGCTTTGTCAATGCTTATTTGAAGGATCAGGGTTTTAAAAATGCCGCCGCCATGATGTCGATCGGGCAGGCCACCGAAATTGCTTTTGTCTTGCTGTTGCCTTATGCCCGCCGCTATTTTGGCCTCAAGCCGGTCATTTTAATGGGTGTTTCCGCCTGGGGCATTCGGTATTTGCTGCTTTCCTGGGGTGGAGTCGATCTGCCCATATTGGTTTGGATCGGTTTGGCCATGCACGGCTTGGCCTGGGCATTTACCGCTTTGGCCGGGCAGATTTACATCGATGAAAAAGTTCCGG includes these proteins:
- the rpsA gene encoding 30S ribosomal protein S1: MIDEKDDIEQQEAPLDAEAQVEETAPETSNEITAAVEETEAEVEAVAEPVVEAAVEVVEETADVADEVAEPVAEAAIEAVEETEAVAEEAAETVVDAVEEVELEEEAAPAEVIIIKNVDLIPEVPSAGGDDDDEDELDIELLFVSGFDPNTAHDEFDWSITNKGGAVYSADTTKEYLTQYESTMNAVVESEIVKGRVTSVNGGDVVLDINYKSDGLVPLSEFRDTPDLQIGDLVEVYVEQQEDLRGQLVLSRRKAKLLRAWESIVDSYENGTVIKGTVISKTKGGLIVDCSGLETFLPGSQIDIKPIIDYDSYVGKNMEFKVVKINETIKNAVVSHKALIESDLAEQREAIIASLEKGQVLEGIVKNITDFGAFLDLGGVDGLLYITDISWGRISHPSEVLSLNQKISVVVLDFDENKKRISLGLKQLQPHPWEVLDNTISENSIVKGKIVNIEDYGAFLEIQPGVEGLIHVSEVSWSNQPINAREFFKLGQEYSAKVVTVDRDERKMSLSLKQMAQDPWSEIENQFPLNSRHTGEVKNLTPYGVFIELEEGIGGMVHISDLSWTKRYGHPSEFTKVGEKIDVAILDIDKDNRKLSLGHKQLEENPWDTFENVFPVGSYHEATVLRRDDRGAIVQLPYGLEAFAPIKHIRKEDNNLAEVDEVLTVKVIEFNRDDKRILVSHLRYLEDIRREADEQVKKVKDDERKVTRVAVKKQQDSIERSTLGDLEGLAALKEQFEQQQQTIKEVKEAKEAKDAKEAKDAEATEATEVNDVTEDKED
- a CDS encoding mevalonate kinase, yielding MTFSSKLLLFGEHTVLQGSAALALPLPLFQGEWAWAEAENVASLQRNLPAWCQYLTEQQAEGKLETKLDLPRFTADLKLGLYFRSNIPDGYGTGSSGAVCAALYARYALPPIDREDAARYPELKRILGQMESFFHGASSGTDPLIIYLDRPVLLSEGGKIESISLPAWPQAASGWQFFLLDTGQSRSTSQWVNLFLERCKLPAYQEQVKTQLIPVTEEAIRLFQQAQWPELYANWQQISALQQQLLEPMIPAAFKKLWEQGLEEGHFALKLCGAGGGGFLLGMGKTGFLPQNAIVLNE
- a CDS encoding MFS transporter, producing the protein MQTTLYFRLALFQFLQFFIWGSWTVTTGTYLLQTLHFSGREVGLVYGTTAIAAMVSPFWAGRLADQHFRLERILAALHFTGGLLMFALSTVDTFAFFYPVMLLYAICYMPTFALSTAMTFHNIPEPARDYPRLRVWGTLGWIATGLCVGGLDLETTTLPMRLSATASIFQSIYVLSLPSTPPPGKKETNSLWITGKDLLRDRSFLVLLIALTLICIPNAFYYSFVNAYLKDQGFKNAAAMMSIGQATEIAFVLLLPYARRYFGLKPVILMGVSAWGIRYLLLSWGGVDLPILVWIGLAMHGLAWAFTALAGQIYIDEKVPVSLRSTAQGFIALIISGVGAFFGSLIAGEVVNWHTAGTKILWPYVWLVPGGVGIFTALFFALLFRSPKHVKKN